A region of the Cucurbita pepo subsp. pepo cultivar mu-cu-16 chromosome LG14, ASM280686v2, whole genome shotgun sequence genome:
ATTActtcaattaatttcataaattttatatatgaaaCATGGCTTTCCTTAAAAAACCTTATCTCTATTCGAGGTCAAGGTCTTTCAATGCAATGTCACATCTCATTGTCATCTCGGTTCCAGGTCTTTCAATGCAACGTCACATCTCATTGTCATCTCGGTTCCAAACAATACGACTCATGCATCATGATGTCATCCCATGTCTCAGGACAACTTGACCATCTTGGCTTACTTTAACACATCTATTGGAAACTGACTCATATGTCGACCATCTTATTGGGGCATCCCAAACATCCATCTATTTGAGTTCTCTCAGACACTGCACTCTCCTATGCTCATGCTAAACCATTTATGACATATGTTTTGGATAGTCAGTGTATAATGCAACCTCCAACACCAAGCTGAGGCACAATATCGACACACCTATGTTGTCTGATACTGTCTTtgaaaaaatcatttcaaaggaagtcgcccgaGACACACTTTTTAGAATGGCCGCCCTCATTGTGACACATGCACGTGCCACAAGGGTAGCTCGCTTGAGCCAAAAATGTCAAAGGTGGTGGAAAGATGATATCATGTCTCcccttatagtacattttgagtcATTTTCAATCCTTCTCGAATAGACACACCAAATTTAATGAGCTTTCATGTTTTCATGTTTCATAAACCTCCTCCTGTGAAAGTTGAAATTCTTActttgatattttatgaaaaaggtacattgaagatgaaattgacaataaatggaaaaattgaATGAGCAATGGAAATATAGTAATAAGTAAAGGAGGGGTAGAATGGGTATTGTTGAGAATAAATAATGAGCCGTGAGAATTGTGTATATAAACAAACTTCAGAGAGAGACACACCCAAAATACAGTTTCCATCCACGACAGAGAGACACACACACAGAGGTCGCCGGCGGGAATGGTTTGCTTCTGTTTTCTGATCGACCAAAGGAGGAAGGTACGGCGGACGAAGCCGGTGGCTGGAACGTGCTCCCGCTGCGGACGGGGAGCTCGGGTGGCGGAAATGGAAACCTCCACCACATTTTGCCGGATTCCCATCCACTCCACCTTCTGGAAGGCCATCATTTGTTCCACTTGTGGCGCTCTTCTTAAATCTTACAGATAAATCTTACACTttccctctttcttcttttttcccaatattttctttgatttttttttttttaatttttatagtttgatctcatttgtataatatttgaatatttgatactgtaataacatatatttcttaactagttaaattatattttgataaaaaaaaaaataacgttATATTccattattaaatatgaacggttaaaaaaaaaagatgaatgaaGAATGATTATTCTCAAATTCGGAATATCAAAACTTTGAATATTCTCTACTCGTAACTAGTATAATGTCATAATAGACCTTTTTAGTCTTAAAAAAGTACACGTGGCCATAAACCTTTGGAAGTTAGAtgtcaaataataaattttatggttGTCACACAAAGGCATAGcactttattatatacataacACCCAATTAATGTACCCATTTTTCCTTtaaacttcattttcatttatttacttcTAGGTGGggataatattaattatcatgATTCAAT
Encoded here:
- the LOC111810712 gene encoding uncharacterized protein LOC111810712; this encodes MVCFCFLIDQRRKVRRTKPVAGTCSRCGRGARVAEMETSTTFCRIPIHSTFWKAIICSTCGALLKSYR